In Deltaproteobacteria bacterium, the genomic stretch TTGATGGGGGTGATCTCCATAAACCTGCTCTCAAACTCCCCCAGGGCTTTGAGGCGGTCGATGATGAGCTGCCAGCCACAATCCATCTCCGGGTCTACCTCGCACTTCCCGTTGGAGGAACCACCGCAGGGCCCGTTCAGCAGGCTTTTTGAACAACGGGTAATGGGGCAGATCCCCCCGGTGAGGTGCAAGACACAGTTGCCGCAGCCTTGACACCTCTCGCTCCAGACCCCCTGCTCTAAGGCCCCCCCCATAAAGGATGTGTTCAACCCGGGAAAGGCAGGGATGTCTTTATAATGCTCGGCCATATACTGTACCCCCACCCCACAGGCGACAGAAAGGATGGCCTGATAGTCCCCAGCGAAGCCCCTGATCTGCTCCACATACTCCGGGTCGCACTGTCGCTCCAAAGTTACCTCCCGGATCTCTATCTCCCTGCCATCCCTCTTTCTTGCCGTCCTTATGGCGGAGGCAAGAAAGGCAACCTCCTTCTCCCCTCCTGCCGCACACACTGCCACGCACCCTTTGCACCCTATCAGGAGGATCTTTTCGTATTTGTCGATCATATCCAAAATCTCATCAATCGGTTTGGCCTCCGCAACGATCATTGCTCCTCTCCCTCCTTTTGCTCCTGAAAAAATTCCCTTCCTGCCCCGGTCTTGACAGGGCTCGGCCCCAAAGCACGGACCCTCTCAGTCATCTCCATGGCGATCTCCACAAACCTGCCCCCCATGGCCGCTGAGAGGTTATACATCTGGAGCCTTTCGGGGTTTATCCCCAGGGATGTCAGGATTCCCTTCACATACTCCACCCTCTTTTTTGCCCTTAGGTTCCCTATGAGAAAATGGCATTCCCCCTCGAGACAACCCGCCACATATACCCCGTCCATCTCCTCCTCAAAGGCCTTGATGAGGTGCACATCGTCCACTCTCCCTGTGCAGGGGACCCTGATGATCTTTACATTCGGTGGATAGTCCATTCTCATCGAACCTGCCAGGTC encodes the following:
- a CDS encoding methylenetetrahydrofolate reductase C-terminal domain-containing protein, producing MIVAEAKPIDEILDMIDKYEKILLIGCKGCVAVCAAGGEKEVAFLASAIRTARKRDGREIEIREVTLERQCDPEYVEQIRGFAGDYQAILSVACGVGVQYMAEHYKDIPAFPGLNTSFMGGALEQGVWSERCQGCGNCVLHLTGGICPITRCSKSLLNGPCGGSSNGKCEVDPEMDCGWQLIIDRLKALGEFESRFMEITPIKDWSTSRDGGLRRIVREDMRQ
- a CDS encoding hydrogenase iron-sulfur subunit is translated as MEFEPKILAFCCEHUAYEAADLAGSMRMDYPPNVKIIRVPCTGRVDDVHLIKAFEEEMDGVYVAGCLEGECHFLIGNLRAKKRVEYVKGILTSLGINPERLQMYNLSAAMGGRFVEIAMEMTERVRALGPSPVKTGAGREFFQEQKEGEEQ